In the genome of Desulfuromonas acetexigens, one region contains:
- a CDS encoding DUF4388 domain-containing protein, whose amino-acid sequence MVLLPKGNPVKENANPGKINLPGALEKLQAGKFSGYLRFDFPTATGVIIFEQGRLISSLLDDGRERLIAYDAIAAIFEQSLEGQGRLDVYRLSPELALSVHALLHGDLLYKGQELKLIDIKLLLTRLKELAITGCLRIYTGDRVALIFYREGNPLGFFHDGSTAIETTADTSMSVARLPGAKIDVLTTKGVGEGMLADLLSSADLPALWKRILEARRPAPEPVAPSAPPIAEPEAVDPAAREAESRDELLAAWREIAVRHLGKIGGSLVEKEFEKNLSGALDTAALNVFYERLGKAARLVAGHGKVNGMVEEMGRAAQEKL is encoded by the coding sequence ATGGTTCTGTTGCCCAAGGGCAATCCCGTCAAGGAAAATGCCAATCCGGGGAAGATCAATCTTCCCGGTGCCCTCGAAAAGCTGCAGGCGGGGAAGTTCTCCGGCTATCTGCGCTTCGATTTTCCCACGGCGACCGGGGTCATCATTTTCGAGCAGGGGCGCCTGATCAGTTCCCTTCTCGACGACGGACGGGAACGGCTCATCGCTTACGACGCCATTGCCGCCATTTTCGAGCAGTCCCTGGAAGGGCAAGGGCGACTCGATGTCTATCGCCTCAGCCCCGAACTGGCCCTGAGCGTGCATGCTCTGCTCCACGGTGACCTGCTCTATAAGGGGCAGGAGCTCAAGCTCATCGACATCAAGCTGCTGCTCACGCGGCTCAAGGAGTTGGCCATCACCGGCTGCCTGCGCATCTACACCGGCGACCGGGTGGCGCTCATTTTCTACCGGGAGGGCAATCCCCTGGGCTTCTTCCATGACGGCTCCACCGCCATTGAGACGACCGCCGACACCTCCATGTCGGTGGCGCGCCTGCCTGGAGCCAAGATCGACGTCCTGACCACCAAGGGGGTCGGGGAGGGGATGCTCGCCGACCTGCTTTCCTCGGCGGATCTGCCGGCACTCTGGAAGCGGATTCTGGAGGCCCGCCGGCCCGCCCCGGAACCGGTCGCACCTTCCGCGCCGCCAATCGCGGAGCCGGAAGCGGTCGACCCGGCCGCACGCGAGGCCGAGTCGCGGGATGAGCTGCTGGCCGCCTGGCGGGAGATCGCCGTGCGCCATCTCGGTAAGATCGGCGGCTCGCTGGTAGAAAAGGAATTCGAGAAAAACCTGAGCGGCGCTCTCGATACGGCGGCCCTGAACGTTTTTTACGAGCGTCTGGGCAAGGCGGCGCGGCTGGTCGCCGGGCACGGCAAGGTCAATGGGATGGTCGAGGAAATGGGGCGGGCGGCACAGGAAAAGCTCTAA